Part of the Desulfolutivibrio sulfoxidireducens genome is shown below.
CTGCGCCACCCACCCCGTGCTGTCCGGTCCGGCCATCGAGCGCCTGGAGGCCTCGCCCTTTTCCCAGATCGTGACCACCAACACCATCCCCTTAAGCGATGACGCCAAAAACTTTTCCAAGATAAAGGTGCTGTCCATCGCCGGGCTTCTGGCCAAGGCCATCCACAACATCCACACCGAATCCTCGGTGAGCGTGCTTTTCACCTAAAACAAACCCACGCCGGGAGCGCCAGACGCGCCGGAATCGAAAAGGAGAACCATCATGAAAGAACAACTGTCCCTTGCGGTCAAACCCCGCTCCGGGAGAGGAAAGGGCGCCTGCCGCAGGCTTCGGGTCGAGAGCCTCGTTCCCGGGATCTTCTACGATTCCAAGGGGACCAATATCCCGGTCCTGGTCGACGAACTGCCCCTGACCAAGTTGCGGCAAAAAGCCGGCTCCTCCCACGTCTTCGACCTGATCATCGAGTCCGAGTCCGGGGCCGAGACCAGGCCCTCGCTGATCTGGAACGTGCAGCGCCATCCCTTCAAGCCCCGCATCACCCACGTGGACTTTTACGGCGTGGACCTGGACAAGGTCATCCGGGTGTCCGTGCCCGTGGTGGTCACCGGCAAGGCCAAGGGCGTGGTGCTCGGCGGCAAGCTGGAGATATTCAGGGACATGATCGAGATCGAATGCCTGCCCATGGCCATTCCGGACAAGGTGGTCGTCGACGTCACGGCCCTGGACACCAACGAGAACGTGTCCGTGGCGGACGTGGTCATGCCCGAGGGGGTCAAGGCCGTCTATGACGACAACTTCGCGGTTGTCGGCGTGGTGTATGAGACCGAGGAAGAGGAAAAACCAGGCGCCGAGTCCTGATTCGCGCCTGCCGCCGGAGGCGGCCCGTTTTCGGGCCGCCTCCCTTTTGGCCACGCCCCTCCGGACGCGCCCCCGATTTTCCCGGAGTTCCGCCTTCCCCCGGCGCCCGGCATCCGCGCCCCATGTCCGCCGACATGCCGGCACGAATTTTCCCGAAGCGCCAACCCCTTTCACATGGTAAACCCGCCCCATGGCCTTTGACGCCCTGATCATGGGACTTGGCAATCCCGGTCCCCAATACGCCGCGACCCGCCACAACCTGGGTTTCTGGGCCGCCGACGCCCTGGCCCGCCTGGCCGCGGCCCGGGGCGGCGGCGCACCGCGGCTGTCCTCGCGAAAGGACGTGGAGCTTTTCCACCTGACCCTGGCCGGGCCGGCCCGGGGATCGTATCTTCTGGCCAAGCCCCTGACCTTCATGAACCTAAGCGGCCTGGCCGCCGCGCACCTGTGCGGCTACTACAAGATCGCGCCGGAGAACCTGGTGGTCCTGCACGACGAGTTGGACCTGCCCCTGGGCCGGGTGCGGGTCAAACGCGGCGGAGGCAACGCCGGGCATCAGGGACTCAATTCCATCGCCAGGGAGCTTGGCCTCCCGGATTTCGTGCGCATCCGCCTGGGCATCGGCCGGCCCGCGCCGGGACGCGACGTCAAAGGCTATGTGCTGGAGCGCTTCCCCGAGGCCGAACGGGCGGTGGCGGAAGGCGTGGCCGCCGACGCGGCCGGGCTGGTGGAGACCTTTCTGGCCCAGGGGCTTGACGCGGCCAGGCGCGAGGCCGGCCAGATCAACCGCTGTCCGGCCGGGGAATCCGCCTAGGCGGCCCCCTGCGCATCCCAAACAGACATGGACTCTTTTCGACCATTGCGGTATACAGAAAAAACACTGGACGTATCCTCACTTTTTCTTGACGCGCAAAGGAGCACCACGGTGTTTTCCGTTGACCAATTGGTCGTCTATCCCGCCCAGGGCGTGGGAAAAGTAGAACGCATCGAAACCCGCGACATTGGCGGGGCGACGACAAATTTTTTTATCGTGCGGATCTTAAGCAACAACGTCACGCTCATGGTGCCTGTCGCCAACGCCGGGAACGTGGGCCTGCGCCCCTTGTGCAGCGAGGCCCAGGGCCTGGCCATCATCGAATCCCTCAAGGACCGCTCGGATTTTACCGGCTATACCGGACAGAATTGGAACCGCCGCTACCGGGAGTATTCCGAAAAGCTCAAAAGCGGCGATCTGGCCGATGTGGCCTACGTGCTCAAGGAGCTTTTGCTCATCGGCCAAAACAAGGA
Proteins encoded:
- a CDS encoding CarD family transcriptional regulator, translated to MFSVDQLVVYPAQGVGKVERIETRDIGGATTNFFIVRILSNNVTLMVPVANAGNVGLRPLCSEAQGLAIIESLKDRSDFTGYTGQNWNRRYREYSEKLKSGDLADVAYVLKELLLIGQNKELSFGERRLLEQATSLLTLELALALHREQDDVKAVINELFADVIQPKASEHPQGA
- a CDS encoding 50S ribosomal protein L25/general stress protein Ctc, yielding MKEQLSLAVKPRSGRGKGACRRLRVESLVPGIFYDSKGTNIPVLVDELPLTKLRQKAGSSHVFDLIIESESGAETRPSLIWNVQRHPFKPRITHVDFYGVDLDKVIRVSVPVVVTGKAKGVVLGGKLEIFRDMIEIECLPMAIPDKVVVDVTALDTNENVSVADVVMPEGVKAVYDDNFAVVGVVYETEEEEKPGAES
- the pth gene encoding aminoacyl-tRNA hydrolase encodes the protein MAFDALIMGLGNPGPQYAATRHNLGFWAADALARLAAARGGGAPRLSSRKDVELFHLTLAGPARGSYLLAKPLTFMNLSGLAAAHLCGYYKIAPENLVVLHDELDLPLGRVRVKRGGGNAGHQGLNSIARELGLPDFVRIRLGIGRPAPGRDVKGYVLERFPEAERAVAEGVAADAAGLVETFLAQGLDAARREAGQINRCPAGESA